In the Candidatus Poribacteria bacterium genome, one interval contains:
- a CDS encoding DUF1080 domain-containing protein, which translates to MKYLFSTALVCCFLVLVTSFAFAGEQAWSFESEADDWTPANGSWSVEDGIYKLAKGGRAEHSLVGDVEWDDYTVEAKVRLDEGNWAGVVYRAQSEMEYYVYYLNVPNNKTELWRHKTGAWDARDKIGELPGSNVTIANDEWFDMRVVVEGDSMKLWINGEEQGELKDETGAGYSAGQAGVWAWETAASFDDVKVSGDTIAGLTPVEPLDKLTTTWGHLKQRF; encoded by the coding sequence ATGAAATATCTGTTTTCAACTGCTTTGGTATGCTGTTTCCTCGTACTCGTAACCTCTTTCGCTTTTGCAGGCGAACAAGCGTGGTCCTTTGAATCGGAGGCTGATGACTGGACACCGGCTAACGGCTCTTGGAGTGTTGAGGACGGCATATATAAACTCGCTAAGGGCGGCAGAGCCGAGCATTCCCTCGTCGGTGACGTTGAATGGGACGACTACACAGTTGAGGCAAAAGTTCGACTCGATGAAGGAAACTGGGCGGGTGTTGTGTATCGCGCCCAAAGCGAGATGGAATACTACGTCTACTATCTCAATGTCCCGAATAACAAGACAGAACTTTGGCGACATAAGACAGGGGCATGGGATGCCCGCGACAAGATCGGTGAACTCCCCGGATCTAACGTCACCATCGCGAACGACGAATGGTTTGACATGCGGGTCGTCGTGGAAGGCGATTCAATGAAACTCTGGATTAACGGTGAAGAACAGGGAGAACTCAAGGATGAAACCGGTGCTGGATACTCCGCTGGGCAAGCGGGGGTTTGGGCATGGGAAACAGCCGCGAGTTTTGATGATGTCAAGGTCTCCGGGGATACTATCGCTGGTCTTACGCCGGTGGAACCCCTGGACAAATTGACTACCACATGGGGACACCTCAAACAGCGTTTTTAG
- a CDS encoding LamG domain-containing protein, whose protein sequence is MRTAIGFSKFATFSLIMFLGCALSLPTFAGTQLWDFEEKHDDWKVANGNWEIKGGIYQVERGGKAEHSLVGEEDWDDYTVEAKIRIDEHNWAGLVFRAQSEHEYYVYYLNIPNNKSELWRHSKGAWDTRQAINSNIPATKKVKIELEEWLDVKAVIEGEIFKFYINGELQGEQKDNVYKTGKIGVWAWETAASFDDVMITGDNVIDTLAVDANDKLTTTWGRLKRVY, encoded by the coding sequence ATGAGAACGGCTATTGGATTCTCGAAATTCGCCACCTTCAGCCTCATTATGTTTTTGGGGTGCGCTTTATCACTACCAACTTTCGCAGGGACCCAATTATGGGACTTTGAGGAAAAACACGATGACTGGAAAGTCGCGAACGGAAATTGGGAAATCAAAGGTGGTATCTACCAAGTCGAAAGAGGCGGGAAAGCTGAACATTCTCTCGTCGGTGAAGAGGACTGGGACGACTACACCGTTGAAGCAAAAATCCGAATAGATGAGCACAATTGGGCAGGTCTCGTTTTCCGGGCACAAAGCGAGCATGAGTACTATGTCTATTATCTGAACATTCCGAACAACAAGTCTGAACTCTGGCGACACAGCAAGGGCGCATGGGATACACGTCAAGCAATTAACAGTAATATCCCTGCGACTAAAAAAGTGAAGATAGAGCTCGAAGAATGGCTTGACGTTAAAGCTGTGATTGAAGGTGAAATCTTTAAATTTTATATTAACGGCGAATTGCAGGGTGAACAGAAGGATAACGTCTACAAGACCGGCAAAATCGGTGTGTGGGCATGGGAGACCGCCGCGAGTTTTGACGATGTCATGATTACCGGTGATAATGTCATCGATACCCTTGCCGTTGATGCGAATGATAAGCTCACCACGACATGGGGACGCCTCAAAAGGGTCTACTAA
- a CDS encoding BMP family ABC transporter substrate-binding protein encodes MRKENILRVRILITLFIACFAVIETTSAALKVGLIYDVTGRGDLSFCDAAYAGAKKAKDEWGFKLTEVTPSLSTDNELTLRRLAKLKYDLIIGVGFLFQEPMNRVASDFPDVKFALIDAIIEQPNVASLTYRAHEGTFLAGVISALKTETKQIGFIGGMKVPLVEAFEIGYRAGIQATNPDLELLADYVGVTPQAFNDPAKAKELALSQYNRGIDIILAAAGASGLGVLEAAKATQKSIIWVDSNGNNLAPGLVLTSVIKGVEISVYETIKSVQEGNFSGGLKDYGLKEGGVEYIIDDVNRDLLSKEILEQVEAFKAKIIAGDIVVPHERQ; translated from the coding sequence ATTAGAAAGGAAAACATTTTGCGTGTAAGGATTTTAATCACACTTTTTATCGCCTGCTTTGCTGTAATAGAAACAACATCGGCGGCACTGAAGGTCGGTCTCATCTATGATGTCACCGGACGCGGCGATCTCTCATTCTGCGATGCCGCCTACGCAGGCGCGAAAAAAGCAAAAGACGAATGGGGATTCAAACTCACGGAGGTCACGCCAAGCCTCAGCACAGATAACGAATTAACGCTCCGGAGGCTCGCGAAACTGAAATATGATCTTATCATCGGGGTCGGTTTCCTTTTTCAAGAACCGATGAACCGTGTCGCAAGCGACTTTCCGGATGTCAAGTTCGCACTTATCGACGCAATCATAGAACAACCCAATGTCGCGTCGCTGACCTATCGAGCACACGAAGGGACGTTCTTGGCGGGGGTTATCTCGGCGTTGAAAACAGAGACAAAGCAGATAGGTTTCATCGGCGGAATGAAGGTGCCGTTGGTTGAGGCTTTTGAAATCGGCTATCGCGCCGGTATTCAGGCAACAAACCCCGATCTTGAACTGCTGGCGGATTATGTAGGTGTTACACCACAAGCCTTCAACGATCCAGCGAAAGCGAAAGAACTCGCCCTCTCGCAATACAACCGTGGGATAGATATTATCCTTGCGGCTGCGGGTGCGAGCGGTCTGGGTGTTCTTGAGGCAGCGAAAGCGACACAAAAATCGATCATCTGGGTCGACTCTAACGGTAATAACCTCGCTCCCGGTTTAGTGCTCACGAGTGTCATCAAAGGCGTGGAAATATCGGTTTATGAAACGATAAAGAGCGTCCAAGAAGGAAATTTTTCTGGCGGTTTGAAAGATTACGGGCTTAAAGAGGGGGGTGTCGAGTACATCATTGATGATGTCAATCGCGACCTTCTCTCGAAAGAGATTCTGGAACAGGTCGAGGCATTTAAGGCAAAAATTATCGCGGGCGATATCGTTGTTCCGCACGAACGGCAATAA